A region from the Pungitius pungitius chromosome 16, fPunPun2.1, whole genome shotgun sequence genome encodes:
- the LOC119215131 gene encoding voltage-gated potassium channel subunit beta-2-like, which yields MQVSFACTEHNLKSRSEDRLCGLRTAPPPGGSSGGGGGGGGGGGGGGSGGGGGGGGGGGGCGGGGGGGGGGGHGSNGNYTSQGSAKTREGPGPRQTPHGHAHMKEAIGRHSSMKYRNLGKSGLRVSCLGLGTWVTFGSQISDEMAENLLTIAYENGVNLFDTAEVYASGRAEITLGNIIKKKGWRRSSFVITTKIYWGGQAETERGLSRKHIIEGLRGSLSRLQLEYVDIVFANRNDVNSPMEEIVRAMTFVINQGMAMYWGTSRWSAMEIMEAYSVARQFNLIPPVCEQAEYHYFQRDKVEVQLPELYHKIGVGAMTWSPLACGLITGKYSDGVPECSRAAMKGYQWLKERVNSEEGRRQLAKIKELHLLADRMGCTAAQLAIAWCLRSEGVSSVLLGVSNTDQLLENLGALRILTQMTPQAIIEIDALLGNKPHSKKELRA from the exons ATGCAGGTGTCTTTCGCCTGCACTGAGCACAACCTCAAGAGTCGCAGCGAGGACCGGCTTTGTGGCCTTCGCACCGCCCCGCCCCCCGGGGGCAGCAgtgggggcggaggagggggaggcggcggaggaggcggcggcggcagcggcggtggaggaggaggaggaggaggaggcggcggatgtggtggcggaggaggtggaggaggtggcggcggaCATGGCAGCAATGGCAACTACACGTCCCAAGGCTCGGCCAAGACCCGGGAGGGTCCCGGGCCCCGTCAGACCCCGCACGGCCATGCCCACATGAAGGAGGCCATCGGGCGCCACAGCAGTATGAAGTACAG GAACCTGGGGAAGTCGGGCCTTCGTGTGTCCTGCCTGGGGTTAG GCACCTGGGTGACATTTGGATCGCAGATCTCGGATGAG ATGGCGGAGAACCTGCTGACCATAGCTTACGAGAACGGAGTGAACCTGTTTGACACAGCAGAGGTGTACGCGTCTGGAAG AGCGGAAATCACTCTAGGGAACATTATCAAGAAGAAAGGATGGAG GCGTTCAAGTTTTGTCATCACAACAAAGATCTATTGGGGAGGCCA AgcggagacggagagaggacTCTCCAGAAAGCACATCATTGAAG GTTTACGAGGCTCCTTATCGAGGCTCCAGCTGGAATATGTGGACATCGTTTTTGCCAACAGAAACGATGTCAACAGTCCGATGGAAG AGATCGTGCGGGCCATGACGTTTGTAATAAACCAGGGTATGGCTATGTACTGGGGAACGTCACGCTGGAGCGCCATGGAAATCATG GAGGCGTATTCGGTGGCTCGCCAGTTCAACCTGATACCTCCTGTGTGTGAGCAGGCGGAGTACCACTATTTCCAGCGGGACAAAGTGGAGGTGCAGCTCCCCGAGCTCTACCACAAGATCG GTGTCGGAGCAATGACCTGGTCTCCACTTGCGTGTGGATTAATCACGGGGAAGTACAGTGATGGCGTGCCAGAGTGCTCCAGGGCAGCAATGAAG GGATACCAGTGGCTGAAGGAGCGAGTGAACAGCGAGGAGGGCCGCAGGCAGCTGGCTAAAATCAAGGAGCTCCATCTACTGGCGGACAGGATGGGCTGCACTGCTGCACAGTTGGCTATCG CCTGGTGTCTGCGCAGTGAGGGAGTCAGCTCTGTCCTTCTGGGTGTTTCTAATACAGACCAGCTCCTTGAGAACCTGGGTGCCCTACGG attctAACCCAAATGACCCCTCAAGCTATTATTGAAATCGATGCCCTTTTGGGAAACAAGCCACACTCGAAGAAAGAGTTGCGCGCTTGA